GGAGACCTACTGATTACGAATCAGTTGCTCTACCGACTGAGCTATGTCGGCACAACCACAGCGCTTTTCGGCGTCACCGAAAGATGGGCGCGAAGTAACACGCGGTTCCGGACAGGGCAAGCACTTCTTTCATCCCCCCACTTCGGACCCCCTCCCGCCCTTCCCCCCTCCCGCCACAGCCCCGGAGAGCATGCAGGCGAGCACCCGCCGTGAATGACACGCCGCGTTGGCTAACTACCTGAAAAAACTAAAAGTTTGGATTCCAACATCCCAGCCCAGCGGTTGACCTCATGGGGGCGCCTATGCGCATAAGGGCCCCGCCTTTACTCAACAATCGCCTTTCCCCAAGGAGCGATTTTTCACATGGCCAGCGAAGAGAATTTCATGCGCGCCCCGGCCCCGACGCCCAAGCGCACCGTCTACACGGAGGCGATGGAGATCTTCCATCGCGCCGCCGATCTCATCGGTCTCGACAAGCGCGTGCGTCTGGAGCTCGAGGAGCCCGACTACGAGCACATCTTCTACGTCACCGCGAAGCTGAAGGACCGCCTCGTCCCGCTCGCTCCCGAGCAGGCCAAGGACTTCGCCAGCCTCTCCGTCACCCAGGTGCGCAACCCCGAGGGTCTCGAGCGCCTCGCCGACGGGAAGATCATCCTCAACGGCCGCGCCCTGCTGGGCTCGGACGTGAACATCAGCCGCGGTCACCTGCGCCTGCCGGACGGCAACGTCTACCAGCTCGTCCCCGGCGAGTCGCAGCGCTTCAAGGCCTACCGCGTGCAGCACAACCAGGCCCGCGGCCCCTACAAGGGCGGCATCCGCTATCACCGCGAGGTCTCCCTGGATCTCTTCAAGGCACTCGGCGCCGAGATGACCTGGAAGACCGCCATCTCCGAGGTTCCGTTCGGTGGTGGCAAGGGTGGCATCCAGATCGACCCGCGCTCGTACGGCCGCGAGGAGCTGGAGAACATCACCCTGCGCTTCATGTACAAGCTCAAGGGACTGATCGGCCCCAACATCGACATCCCCGCTCCCGACGTGGGGACCAACGGGGAGATCATGGCGCTCATGTACCGCCAGTACTCGGACGGCGAGCGCGAGCGGCACAACCTGCGCGGCATCGTGACCGGCAAGGACGTGCGCATCGGCGGCTCCGAGGGCCGTGCGGCCGCCACCGGCCAGGGCGTGGCCTTCTGCATCGAGGACTACTACGCCGAGAAGGGTGAGACCCTCAAGGGCAAGACCTTCATCCTCCAGGGCTTCGGCAACGTGGGCAGCCACGGCGCCGCCATCCTCCAGAAGATGGGCGCCCGCCTGCTCGCGGTGAACGACGCCGACGGCACCATCTTCAACGGCGACGGCATCGACGTGCCCGCCCTCATCGCCCACGTCAACGATCCGAAGAACCTGCGCCGCAGCGTGCTCGGGTTCCCCGGCGCCCAGAAGATCGAGAAGAAGGACTTCTGGGAGGTCCCCGCGGAGATCTGCATCCCCGCCGCCCTCGGTGGCGAGATCACCGCCGACGTGGCCGAGCGCCTCAAGGTCAAGCTGATCGCCGAGGGCGCCAACGGCCCCACCACTCCCGAGGCCGATCGCGTCCTGCAGAAGCGCGGCATCGACATGATCCCCGACATCATCGCCAACGCCGGCGGCGTGACGGTGAGCTACTACGAGTGGATCCAGAACAAGCGCATGGAGCGCTGGAGCGAGGCCGAGGTCAACCAGCGCCTCGAGCACGCGATGAAGCGCAACTACCGCATCATCCGCGACATCTCCCGCAACCAGGCCCGCCGCTCGGACACGCACGACAGCCGTCCGTTCTGCATCGGCAAGGAAGTGGATCCCCGCTGCGCCGCGATGATCCTCGCGCTCAAGCGCATCGAGGCCCACTACCTCCTCGAGGGCTTCTCGCAGTAAGCCCCTCCCCCTGAAGCACGAAGGGCACGGTCGCTCCTCGCGGCCGTGCCCTTTCGCTTTTCCGCCCCCCGTCCGCTCAGTGCATGACGCGCTCGCGCGCCACCAGCAGCAGGGGCTGATCCTCCGCCACCTCGTACGCCACCACGCGCAGGCCCACGCCGCGGCTGTTGCCCTCACGCCCGTCCTTGCGTCCGTACGCCAGCGCCACCTGGTAGCGCACCTCGCACAGGCACGTCATCTCCGTGCCGTCCTCGCCCGCGAACGTCACCTTCACCCGCTCGCCCAGCGCCAGCTGCTCCCGCGTCTCCACGAACATGCCCTGGGCGCTGATGTTGCGGCCGATCCCCCGGCTCAACCCCCCCTCCGTCGAGAGGTAGATGGTGAAAACCTTGTCGAAACGCAGATGGGAACGCCGCTCTCGGACCTGGGCCTGCTGTGGTGCCATCCGGTGACTCCGGGTAGGGGGGAAGGTGGGACAGAAACTACATGGTGCGAGCATGTAGTCAAAATCTCCACCAGCCCATACCGCCACATACCAGCACGTACCGCCACGTACCCATCTCCGGAGTGCCCGGGGAGGCCGGGGGGTGGCACCATCGGCCTCCCCTCCTTCCCCTCTTCTCTTCCTCTTTTCCTGGAGTAGCCCCCCCGTGAGACGACTCTTCCTGGCCGCTCTGCTGCTGCTGCCCACGCTCGCCCTGGCGGACGTGGATGCGCGCTTCGCCCAGCTGAGGGATCAAGCCGAGGCCCTGGGCAGCCTCTCGTCGTTCCTGGACAAGTACATTGGCGAGTGCTCCGGCCTGTTCGTCAGCCCCTCCTGCCGGAGTGACGCCGAGGCGTTCCGCGCGAAGTACGGCGGCCGGAAGCTGTACATGATCGTCGGCGAGGACGCGGCGACCATGCTCACCCCGGGCCCGTACCAACCCGGCAGCGGCAACTACACCATCCAGGTCATCCCCTACTTCCCGGGGGAGGGCTATGCGCTCACCCAAGGCACGCCCACGCAGACGGACTCGGCGGGCAACCCGCTGCTGCCGCTCATCCGCATCACCGGCACCACCCCCCAGGGCTGGGCCGCCACGGACTTCCTGCGGCTCTTCTCCAGCCGGCAGATCCGGGCGCAGATCGTCTTCACCCCGCAGGGGGTGTGGACGCTCCCGCGCAAGCAGGGCGGCAAGGCCCAGGGCGTCGCGGCGCGCATCGAAGCCATCCTCCTCACGCACTCGCGCACGGGAGATCCGCTCGGCCTGTGGTTCGCCGAGCAGCCCGCGCCCGCGGCCAAGGAGCCGGCCACCAAGGGCGGAAAGAAGGGCAAGAAGAAGTAGCCGCCGGGCGGCTCAGTACTTCAGCGCGACGTACTGCTGCACATCCCCGCGCTGCACGCGCAGGAGCACCGAGGCGCCCGCGCCCTTCTCCAGCGCGCCCCTCACCGCCGCGACGTCCTTCACCTTGCGGCGGTTGACCTCCATCACCACGTCGCCCGTCCGCAGCCCCGCGCTCGCCGCCGGGCTGCGCGGTAACACCCCCGACACCAGCACGCCCCCGTAGGGCTCCAGGCCCATGGGGGCGGCCACCTCGGGGGTGACATCCCGCAGCACCAGGCCGAGCTCACCCAGGTTGCCCGGACTGTTCATCGCCGCCAGCACCTCCTGCGCCGGACGGGCGGTCAGCTTCACCAGCACCTCCTGCGACACGCCATCCCGCAGCAGCGTCAGCTTCGCCTCGGACCCCGGCGCCATGATCGCCACCTTGCGCAGCAGCTGCTGGAACGAGTCCACCTGCTTGCCATTCACCCGCACCACCTGATCTCCGGGGCGGATGCCTGCCTGCGCCGCCGGGCTGGTGGGGTACACCCGCGTCACCACCGCGGCGCGCGTGCCCACCTGGGGCTGCTCGTCGATCACCACGCCCAGCCAGCCCTTCTGCAGCTGGCCGTTCTTGCGCAGGTTGGGGAGCAGATCCTTCACCATGTTGATGGGCACCGCGAAGCCGATGCCCTGCCCCTCGGTGATGATGGCCGTGTTCACGCCCACCACCTCGCCGCGCATGTTGAAGAGCGGCCCGCCCGAGTTGCCCGGGTTGATGAGCGCGTCCGTCTGGATGAAGTCGTCGAAGGGGCCCACGCCGATCACCCGCTCCTTGGCGGAGATCATCCCGTGGGACACCGAGTGGTCCAGGCCGAAGGGGTTGCCGATGGCCACCACCCAGTCCCCCACCTCCATCCGGTCCGAGTCTCCCAGGTACACCGCCGGCAGCCCCCCCACGCCCTGGCCCAGCAGCCGCAGCAGCGCCACGTCCGTGGACGCGTCGCGGCCCACCACCTCGGCCTGGAACTCGCGCCCGTCCGACAGGCGCACGAGGATCTCACTGGCCGCCTCGTTCTCGCGCGCCACCACGTGGTTGTTCGTCACCACCAGCCCGTCCGGGGTGAGGATGAAACCCGAGCCGCTCGCCGAGCGTGCCGCGCCCCGCAGCGGGTGGACCGTCTCCATGACGTTGATGTTCACCACGCCCGACTCCACCGCGCGGATCAGCGGCGCCAGCGACGTGGGCGGCACGAACCCCGGCAGCATGGGCTCCTTGGAGGCCCACTCCCGCCACAGCCCCATCGGCCCGCTCGTCACCCGGTTGGAGTCCTCGGCCCAGGCCGCATGCTCCCGCGCCCGTGCCTGGAGCCACGGTGCGAGCGCTCCCTGCTGCGCTCGTGCACCCGGGACGAGCGCCAGCGAGAGCAGCGCGAGGAGGGGAAGGAGGACGGACGCTAGGGGATTCACGACACGGGCCATGGCGATGGGCTCGAACAGCCACTCCCGCCGCCTATTTCCCAGGATTGTCCGGATCCGCGTTCACGGCACGGAGGGGCGAGGGGGTAGACCCTCACCCTAGCCCTCTCCCAGAGGGAGAGGGAACTTCCACGATGCGGCTTGAGGGGGACGGCTCAGGCCTGGGCGGGGGCGATGTACTTCGCCACCTTCACCCGGGCCGGACGGATGATCCGATCCTTCAGCCGGTAGCCCGCCCGGGCCTCGGCCACCACCTTCTGGTCCTCGTCCGGGTTGGTGGTGATCTCCATGTCCGTGGCCTCGGCGGTGTTGGGGTCATACGGCAGCCCCACCACCTGGATGCGCTCGATGCCCGTCTGCTGCAGCTTCGAGAGCAGCCCGTCCCGGATCATCTTCACGCCCTGCGCCAGGGGCGAGGAGAGGTCTCCCCCACTCATCGTCAGGGAGCGGTCCAGCTCGTCCACCGCCTCCAGCAGCGTGGTGGCCACGTTGCCGCGCTCCACGTCCATCATCCGCTCGCGCTCGCGGGTGAGGCGCTGCTTGAACTCCTCGCGGTCCTTCTCCAGCTCCTGGTAGGCGCGGGCGAGCTGATCCACGCGGCGCCGGGCCGCGGTCAACTCCGTCTCCAACCGCTGCTTCTCCGCATCCATCGCGGGCGCGGCCTCCTGGGCCGGCGGCTGTTGCTGCTCGGTGGACGTCTCGGGCGCAGCCGTAGCGGCGGCCTCCTGGGCCTGCGCGTCCTGGGACGGGCCGTCTGTCCGGGGATTGCCGTTCATGCGGCGAACGTAACCAGCCCCGGAGTCGTGTCAACGCTCGGACGACGTGACTAGTGCTCGGCGGGTACGGCGGGTTGGTCGGACATGAAGCCGTGATCCACCTGGCCCGTCACCTCGTCGATGATCTCCACCTGGGCTGCACGGAGCGAGTAGTACAACAACCACCGCTCGGCCGCCGTGAGTGTCCCCGCGGGCAGGGCCTTCTCTATCTCCTGCACCGTCAGGCGGCCCTCTCGCAGTCCCTTGGCGAAGAGTGCCTTCCGCGCCGTATAGCTCTTCCCGATTCTATTCTCCACGGCCTCTCCCTCCTTCCCGGCCAACATAATTTCGCCCTTCCAACACCGCAGAACATGCGGCGTAAAAGGGCGAAGGCAAGGCCAGTGAGCAACCGGGCGAGCGCCCGGAGGCTCCATCACGCGTCGGGGAGCTTCCCGCTGGAGTGCTGGGCACCAGGCGGAGGCGTCTCGTCACCGCCCGCCGGGTGCGCGGAGATGACCTGACGGGCCTCCGGGTGCAGCAGACCCCGTGCGGTGGCCTTGGGCCCGAGGATGCGGAGGATCTCATCCTCGTCCACCACCTCGGTGGCGAGCAGCCGGGCGGCCAGGGCCTCCACCTTGTCGCGGTGGGTGGTGAGCACCTCCCGGGCCCGATCGAGCGCCTCGGTCACCATCTTGCGGATCTCATCGTCCACCATCCGGGCCGTCTGCTCCGAGTAGGAGCGCACCTCCGGACCCCCGGCCGAGCGCAGGAAGGCATTCTGCTCGCTGCCCAGGGCCACGGGCCCCAGGGAGCTCATGCCGTAGTCGCGCACCATCAGCTTGGCGATCTCCGTGGCCTGCTTCAGGTCGTTGGAGGCACCGGTGGAGACTTCCCCGATGAAGATCTCCTCGGCGGCGCGGCCGCCCATCATCGAGGCCATCTTGTCGCGCAGCTCGTCGAAGGACATGAGGTAGCGGTCCTCGAGCGGCAGGGACATGGTGTAGCCCAGCGCGGCGATGCCACGGGGGATGATGGACACCTTCGTCACCCGCTCCGCGTTGGGCAGCATCCACCCCACCACGGCGTGGCCGGCCTCGTGGTGCGCGACGATGTCCTTCTCGCGCTCGTTCATCCGGCGGTTCTTCTTCTCCAGGCCGGCCACCACACGCTCGATGGCCTCCTCGAAGTCGGCCTTCATGACGAAGTCGCGGTTGCGGCGCGCGGCGAGCAGCGCCGCCTCGTTCACCACGTTGGCCAGGTCCGCACCCGCGAAGCCCGGGGTGCGCGAGGCGATGGACTTGAGGTCCACGTCCGGTCCCAGCTTCACGCCCCGGGAGTGGATCTCCAGCACCCGCTCGCGGCCGCGCTTGTCCGGACGATCCACCAGCACCTGCCGGTCGAAGCGGCCCGGACGCATGAGTGCGCTGTCGAGGATCTCCGGACGGTTGGTGGCCGCCAGGATGATGAGGCCGGCACGGCTGTCGAAGCCGTCCATCTCCGCCAGCAGCTGGTTGAGCGTCTGCTCACGCTCGTCATGGCCACCGGCGACCCCCGCGTTGCGGCTCTTGCCGATGGCGTCCAGCTCGTCGATGAAGATGATGCACGGCGCCTTGGCGGTGGCCTGGGCGAACAGGTCGCGCACCCGGGCGGCACCCACGCCGACGAACATCTCCACGAACTCGGAACCGGAGAGGCTGAAGAAGGGCACCCCCGCCTCACCCGCGACGGCCCGGGCCAGCAGCGTCTTGCCCGTTCCCGGCGGGCCCACCAGCAGCACGCCCTTGGGGATGCGGCCACCCAGCCGGCGGAACTTCTCCGGCGTCTTGAGGAACTCGACGATCTCCCGCAGCTCGTCGACCGCCTCGTCCACGCCCGCCACGTCCTTGAAGCCCACGCCCGTGTCGGCCTCGGCCTGCACCTTGGCGCGCGTCTTGCCAAAGCTCATGACGCTCTGCGGACCCTGGCCAATCCCTCCAGCCATCCGCTTCATCATGAAGCTCCACAACACGAAGGCGAACGCCAGCGGCAGCAGCCAGACCAGGAGCACATCGCTGAAGCCGGACTGGACCACTGCTTCGTATGGGACGCCCTTCTGCTCGAGCAGCGGGACGAGCTGCTCGTCCCCCTCGACGCGATAGGCCATCCACGGCAGGTCGCTGAGCTCGGGGCGCAGCCGCTCGCTGCCTCCCGTGGGAGTGCCGGAAGCACGGGCCGCGGAGCTGTCCTTGAGGAAGCCCTTCACCCAGTCCGGAGCGATCTGCACCTTGGAGAATTTGTCCTCCTGGATGGCCGAGCGGAATTCACTGTAGGTCTTGCGCTGCACGCCCGCGTCCTGGAAGACGTTCCTGAAGAGAATGAAGCCCAGGAGGAGCAGCGCGATGTAGCCCAGTGGTGAGCCGATCCGGAACCCCTTGTTGGCGGGTGGAGGCTGAGGCTTTTCCTGTTTCTTTCCGCGTGGGCTCATCCCCGGCGGCATGGTGTTCTGAGGCTTCATCGTCGAC
The sequence above is drawn from the Archangium gephyra genome and encodes:
- a CDS encoding Glu/Leu/Phe/Val family dehydrogenase: MASEENFMRAPAPTPKRTVYTEAMEIFHRAADLIGLDKRVRLELEEPDYEHIFYVTAKLKDRLVPLAPEQAKDFASLSVTQVRNPEGLERLADGKIILNGRALLGSDVNISRGHLRLPDGNVYQLVPGESQRFKAYRVQHNQARGPYKGGIRYHREVSLDLFKALGAEMTWKTAISEVPFGGGKGGIQIDPRSYGREELENITLRFMYKLKGLIGPNIDIPAPDVGTNGEIMALMYRQYSDGERERHNLRGIVTGKDVRIGGSEGRAAATGQGVAFCIEDYYAEKGETLKGKTFILQGFGNVGSHGAAILQKMGARLLAVNDADGTIFNGDGIDVPALIAHVNDPKNLRRSVLGFPGAQKIEKKDFWEVPAEICIPAALGGEITADVAERLKVKLIAEGANGPTTPEADRVLQKRGIDMIPDIIANAGGVTVSYYEWIQNKRMERWSEAEVNQRLEHAMKRNYRIIRDISRNQARRSDTHDSRPFCIGKEVDPRCAAMILALKRIEAHYLLEGFSQ
- a CDS encoding PilZ domain-containing protein, producing the protein MAPQQAQVRERRSHLRFDKVFTIYLSTEGGLSRGIGRNISAQGMFVETREQLALGERVKVTFAGEDGTEMTCLCEVRYQVALAYGRKDGREGNSRGVGLRVVAYEVAEDQPLLLVARERVMH
- a CDS encoding DUF6066 family protein, coding for MRRLFLAALLLLPTLALADVDARFAQLRDQAEALGSLSSFLDKYIGECSGLFVSPSCRSDAEAFRAKYGGRKLYMIVGEDAATMLTPGPYQPGSGNYTIQVIPYFPGEGYALTQGTPTQTDSAGNPLLPLIRITGTTPQGWAATDFLRLFSSRQIRAQIVFTPQGVWTLPRKQGGKAQGVAARIEAILLTHSRTGDPLGLWFAEQPAPAAKEPATKGGKKGKKK
- a CDS encoding trypsin-like peptidase domain-containing protein, coding for MARVVNPLASVLLPLLALLSLALVPGARAQQGALAPWLQARAREHAAWAEDSNRVTSGPMGLWREWASKEPMLPGFVPPTSLAPLIRAVESGVVNINVMETVHPLRGAARSASGSGFILTPDGLVVTNNHVVARENEAASEILVRLSDGREFQAEVVGRDASTDVALLRLLGQGVGGLPAVYLGDSDRMEVGDWVVAIGNPFGLDHSVSHGMISAKERVIGVGPFDDFIQTDALINPGNSGGPLFNMRGEVVGVNTAIITEGQGIGFAVPINMVKDLLPNLRKNGQLQKGWLGVVIDEQPQVGTRAAVVTRVYPTSPAAQAGIRPGDQVVRVNGKQVDSFQQLLRKVAIMAPGSEAKLTLLRDGVSQEVLVKLTARPAQEVLAAMNSPGNLGELGLVLRDVTPEVAAPMGLEPYGGVLVSGVLPRSPAASAGLRTGDVVMEVNRRKVKDVAAVRGALEKGAGASVLLRVQRGDVQQYVALKY
- a CDS encoding nucleotide exchange factor GrpE, with the protein product MNGNPRTDGPSQDAQAQEAAATAAPETSTEQQQPPAQEAAPAMDAEKQRLETELTAARRRVDQLARAYQELEKDREEFKQRLTRERERMMDVERGNVATTLLEAVDELDRSLTMSGGDLSSPLAQGVKMIRDGLLSKLQQTGIERIQVVGLPYDPNTAEATDMEITTNPDEDQKVVAEARAGYRLKDRIIRPARVKVAKYIAPAQA
- a CDS encoding RNA polymerase sigma factor region1.1 domain-containing protein is translated as MENRIGKSYTARKALFAKGLREGRLTVQEIEKALPAGTLTAAERWLLYYSLRAAQVEIIDEVTGQVDHGFMSDQPAVPAEH
- the ftsH gene encoding ATP-dependent zinc metalloprotease FtsH, which gives rise to MKPQNTMPPGMSPRGKKQEKPQPPPANKGFRIGSPLGYIALLLLGFILFRNVFQDAGVQRKTYSEFRSAIQEDKFSKVQIAPDWVKGFLKDSSAARASGTPTGGSERLRPELSDLPWMAYRVEGDEQLVPLLEQKGVPYEAVVQSGFSDVLLVWLLPLAFAFVLWSFMMKRMAGGIGQGPQSVMSFGKTRAKVQAEADTGVGFKDVAGVDEAVDELREIVEFLKTPEKFRRLGGRIPKGVLLVGPPGTGKTLLARAVAGEAGVPFFSLSGSEFVEMFVGVGAARVRDLFAQATAKAPCIIFIDELDAIGKSRNAGVAGGHDEREQTLNQLLAEMDGFDSRAGLIILAATNRPEILDSALMRPGRFDRQVLVDRPDKRGRERVLEIHSRGVKLGPDVDLKSIASRTPGFAGADLANVVNEAALLAARRNRDFVMKADFEEAIERVVAGLEKKNRRMNEREKDIVAHHEAGHAVVGWMLPNAERVTKVSIIPRGIAALGYTMSLPLEDRYLMSFDELRDKMASMMGGRAAEEIFIGEVSTGASNDLKQATEIAKLMVRDYGMSSLGPVALGSEQNAFLRSAGGPEVRSYSEQTARMVDDEIRKMVTEALDRAREVLTTHRDKVEALAARLLATEVVDEDEILRILGPKATARGLLHPEARQVISAHPAGGDETPPPGAQHSSGKLPDA